TATTCATCGAATGATGACCCCGGTGAAGTTACGCATTTGCAGGCATTGACGGCTGCCGTATCGGCAACGGTCGGGCTGGGTAATATTGCAGGTGTTGCCGTTGCGGTAACAGTGGGGGGGCCCGGTGCCGTAATATGGATGATGATAGCAGGGTTTTTCGGTATGTCCGCTAAGTTTGCGGAAGTTACCCTCGGTTTAAAATACAGAAAGATTGATGAAAACGGTAATGTTTCAGGTGGAGCGTTCCACTATCTGACTGAAGGGCTGGCAGAAAAGAATTTACCGATGCTAGGAAAAATATTAGCTGTTATCTTCGCTATTTTTTGTATAGGCGGTTCGCTGGGGGGAGGCAATATGTTCCAGTCTAACCAGACCGTTTCAATTATGACCGACTCTTTTGATACGTTCGGCAACCTTGATTGGGCAATATCGTTGGTGCTGGCTATTAGCGTCGGTTTCGTACTTATCGGCGGTATTAAAAGAATTGCACAGGTGGCGGAAAAAATAGTACCGACTATGGCTATCATATATATGACGGCATCTATAATAGTTATAATAGTAAATTCCGATAAAATCGGTAGTGCGGTTTCCTTTATGTTGCAAGATGCGTTAAGCGGAATTGCAGTTGGCGGCGGAATATTGGGGGTTATTGTTAACGGGTTCAAGCGTGCCGCATTTTCAAATGAGGCAGGGCTTGGTTCCGCACCGATAGCACACTCGGCAGCTAAAACAAAAGAGCCTGTAAGGGCTGGTGTTGTTGCTTTGTTAGAGCCGTTTATCGACACTATGGTTGTATGTTTTGTTACAGGCTTGGTAATAACAATAACAGGTGTATATAAAGATGGTGATGCAGGTAACGGAGTTCTTCTCACTAGTGCTGCGTTTTCAACCGTAATAGATTGGTTTCCCAAAGTGCTTGCAATAGCCGTTACTTTATTTGCGTTCTCTACAATGATAACTTGGAGCTATTACGGTGAGAGGGCTTGGGGGTATTTGTTCGGTTATAAATACCTGTCCGTATATCACATAATATTCTGTTTCGTTGT
This DNA window, taken from Alphaproteobacteria bacterium CG11_big_fil_rev_8_21_14_0_20_39_49, encodes the following:
- a CDS encoding alanine glycine permease, with translation MYRILSLVLLSLIIFMGTAFDVGAEEVTQENATQIVEQPVEAEAIKEKRPEESVALIRISKSALETVVGGMATVLFYEIAGFPILVLWLVAGGLFFTLRLGFINITMFRHAIDVVRGKYSSNDDPGEVTHLQALTAAVSATVGLGNIAGVAVAVTVGGPGAVIWMMIAGFFGMSAKFAEVTLGLKYRKIDENGNVSGGAFHYLTEGLAEKNLPMLGKILAVIFAIFCIGGSLGGGNMFQSNQTVSIMTDSFDTFGNLDWAISLVLAISVGFVLIGGIKRIAQVAEKIVPTMAIIYMTASIIVIIVNSDKIGSAVSFMLQDALSGIAVGGGILGVIVNGFKRAAFSNEAGLGSAPIAHSAAKTKEPVRAGVVALLEPFIDTMVVCFVTGLVITITGVYKDGDAGNGVLLTSAAFSTVIDWFPKVLAIAVTLFAFSTMITWSYYGERAWGYLFGYKYLSVYHIIFCFVVFLGGVLDNISLVVDFSDLLLLSMAIPNIIGLYILSGTVKKELADYTKKLKDGKFKIYK